The proteins below come from a single Ruficoccus amylovorans genomic window:
- the nhaD gene encoding sodium:proton antiporter NhaD produces MEPVLVLIFVLGYLAITLEHPLKLDKTVPALLMAVIMWAVLTCGFREGWFSIINGEGEVFSFTPETAEASMAGLNAIILHHLGKAAEILIFLIGAMTIVEIIDLHQGFGILKGAVRTQSKCKLLWITGIGGFVLSSVIDNLTATIILVTLLRKLISSREERIWYVSLVVIAANAGGAWSPIGDVTTTMLWIANKVSATHLVLYTVLPSVICFAVPFGIASFLPVFRGNLSVDNESDLEEERLLSSRTMLWLGLGAIVSVPVFKALVHLPPYMGIMLGLGIVWAVSESIHPERDFKQARRYLYSSNRALSKIEMSSILFFWGILMAVGVLESLVYGSVGGEPMGALRYMAESLRTVIPNENIVVLLLGMLSSVVDNVPLVAASIGMYNDPLNAPVWQFIALSAGTGGSLLIIGSAAGVAAMGMEKIDFLWYLKRVSWLALIGFFAGAGVFLAMA; encoded by the coding sequence GGTCTTGACCTGCGGTTTTCGGGAGGGCTGGTTTTCAATCATTAACGGGGAAGGAGAGGTATTCAGTTTTACGCCGGAGACGGCGGAGGCCTCGATGGCCGGGCTGAACGCGATTATCCTGCATCACCTCGGCAAGGCGGCGGAGATCCTGATTTTCCTGATCGGGGCGATGACTATCGTGGAGATCATCGACTTGCACCAGGGCTTTGGCATCCTCAAGGGGGCCGTACGCACCCAGAGTAAGTGCAAGCTGCTGTGGATCACCGGGATTGGCGGGTTTGTCCTCTCCTCGGTCATCGACAACCTGACCGCCACGATCATCCTCGTGACGCTCCTGCGCAAGCTCATCTCCTCCCGCGAGGAGCGCATCTGGTACGTGAGCCTGGTTGTGATTGCAGCCAATGCCGGGGGCGCCTGGTCTCCGATCGGTGACGTGACGACGACCATGCTCTGGATCGCGAACAAGGTCTCTGCCACGCATCTGGTGCTCTACACCGTGCTGCCGTCTGTTATCTGCTTCGCGGTGCCGTTCGGGATCGCCTCGTTCCTGCCGGTGTTCCGGGGAAACCTCTCGGTGGACAACGAGTCCGACCTCGAAGAGGAACGCCTGCTCAGCAGCCGGACGATGCTCTGGCTCGGCCTCGGGGCGATTGTCTCGGTGCCGGTGTTCAAGGCGCTGGTCCACCTGCCCCCCTACATGGGGATCATGCTGGGACTGGGAATTGTCTGGGCGGTGTCGGAGAGCATCCACCCGGAAAGGGATTTCAAGCAGGCCCGGCGCTACCTGTACTCCTCCAACCGCGCACTCTCGAAGATCGAGATGTCGAGCATTCTGTTTTTCTGGGGTATCCTGATGGCGGTCGGCGTGCTGGAGTCGCTGGTCTATGGCTCGGTCGGCGGTGAGCCGATGGGGGCGCTGCGCTACATGGCCGAAAGCCTGCGGACCGTCATCCCCAACGAAAATATCGTCGTGCTTTTGTTGGGGATGCTCTCGTCGGTGGTGGACAACGTGCCGCTGGTGGCCGCCTCGATTGGGATGTACAACGATCCGCTGAACGCGCCGGTCTGGCAGTTTATCGCTCTCTCGGCGGGCACGGGCGGGAGCCTGCTCATTATCGGCTCGGCCGCCGGGGTCGCCGCCATGGGCATGGAGAAGATCGACTTCCTGTGGTACCTGAAGCGGGTGTCCTGGCTGGCGCTGATCGGCTTCTTCGCCGGGGCGGGTGTCTTTCTCGCTATGGCCTGA
- a CDS encoding aldo/keto reductase → MNKRPLGNSGMEITPVGFGAWAVGGNWKYGWGDQEDKDSVAAIHKALELGVNWIDTAAAYGLGHSEEVVARALADWPGERPYVFTKCGIVWDEKGEVDFKVPAQSVRREIEASLKRLKVDVIDLYQMHWPADELDETLEGWAEMAKLKAEGKVRWIGASNFSREELEKASEIAPVTSLQPPYSLLRREIEQDVLPYCGQHGIGVIVYSPMGSGMLTGAMTRERAAKLPKADWRSGNAEFQEPKLSENLRLVERLREVAAAHGRTPGEAAIAWTLRRPEVTGAIVGGRNAAQVEGIIGAMDFRLSDSEIAHIEGPVCARG, encoded by the coding sequence ATGAACAAGCGACCTCTCGGTAATTCTGGCATGGAAATCACGCCCGTGGGCTTCGGGGCCTGGGCGGTCGGCGGCAACTGGAAATACGGCTGGGGCGACCAGGAGGACAAGGACTCGGTCGCGGCTATCCACAAGGCGCTCGAACTCGGCGTGAACTGGATCGACACCGCCGCGGCCTACGGCCTGGGACACTCCGAGGAGGTCGTGGCGCGCGCGTTGGCCGACTGGCCGGGCGAGCGGCCCTACGTTTTTACCAAGTGCGGGATCGTCTGGGATGAAAAAGGGGAGGTGGATTTCAAGGTTCCGGCGCAGTCGGTCCGCCGCGAGATCGAGGCCAGCCTGAAGCGGCTCAAGGTCGATGTGATCGACCTTTACCAGATGCACTGGCCCGCCGACGAACTGGACGAAACGCTCGAAGGCTGGGCCGAGATGGCCAAGCTGAAAGCCGAGGGCAAAGTCCGCTGGATCGGGGCCTCGAACTTTAGTCGTGAAGAGCTGGAGAAGGCGTCGGAAATCGCACCCGTCACCTCCTTGCAACCGCCGTATTCGCTCCTGCGCCGCGAGATTGAACAGGACGTGCTGCCGTACTGCGGCCAACACGGGATCGGCGTGATTGTTTACTCGCCGATGGGCTCGGGGATGCTCACTGGTGCCATGACGCGCGAGCGTGCCGCCAAGCTCCCCAAGGCCGACTGGCGCAGCGGCAACGCCGAGTTTCAGGAGCCGAAGCTTTCCGAAAACCTGCGTCTGGTCGAGCGTTTGCGCGAAGTCGCCGCCGCCCACGGTCGCACTCCCGGCGAGGCCGCCATCGCCTGGACCCTGCGGCGTCCGGAAGTGACCGGGGCCATCGTCGGCGGGCGCAACGCCGCCCAGGTGGAAGGCATCATCGGGGCGATGGATTTCCGACTCAGCGACAGCGAAATCGCCCATATAGAGGGTCCGGTTTGTGCACGCGGATAG